In Candidatus Cloacimonadota bacterium, a single window of DNA contains:
- a CDS encoding YifB family Mg chelatase-like AAA ATPase, which translates to MVGIVKTYTTIGIDGQLLTVECDSAGQMYSVNIVGMASNAVKESKDRIFAALSNSGFEAAIKRFTINLAPADIKKDSAALDLPIAISVLQSIKQLPVEYLSQTAIIGELSLDGNLRPVKGVLPIALAAKRDGMDALVLPYENAEEAAIIEGLKVIPVTSLREAVLFLRGEIEIKPATVDRDKIFSVLNDFPLDMHDVKGQYQVKRALEVSAAGGHNLLMIGPPGSGKTMLARRVPTILPELSLDEALEATKIHSVAGYSKHFKNGILTTRPFRAPHHSCSENGLVGGGTFPRPGEVSLAHFGVLFLDELPEFKRGVLEVMRQPLEDGVVTISRAATSLTFPADFMLIASMNPCPCGYFGANIPNHLCTCEPGAIARYRGRVSGPLLDRIDIHVEVPSVSYADLASLPSGDRSADIRARVNQARQIQRARYAEEGIFCNAQMNSRLLRKYCQLDADSQAQMQHAIDHLGYSARVFDRILKVSRTIADLEGQANIDSDHISEAIQYRTLDRKYWG; encoded by the coding sequence GAGTGTGACAGCGCCGGCCAGATGTACAGCGTGAACATTGTGGGCATGGCCTCCAACGCCGTGAAGGAGAGCAAGGACCGCATTTTCGCCGCGCTCAGCAACTCCGGTTTCGAGGCCGCCATCAAGCGTTTCACCATCAACCTGGCCCCGGCCGACATCAAAAAGGACAGCGCCGCGCTGGACCTGCCCATCGCCATTTCCGTGCTGCAGAGCATCAAACAGCTGCCGGTGGAATACCTCAGCCAGACCGCCATCATCGGCGAACTCTCGCTGGACGGCAATCTGCGCCCCGTGAAGGGCGTTTTGCCCATCGCCCTGGCCGCCAAACGCGACGGCATGGACGCCCTGGTGCTGCCTTATGAAAATGCCGAGGAAGCCGCGATAATTGAAGGTTTGAAGGTGATCCCGGTAACCTCTTTGCGGGAGGCGGTGCTGTTTCTGCGCGGCGAGATCGAGATCAAGCCGGCAACGGTTGACCGGGACAAGATCTTCTCCGTGTTGAACGATTTTCCCCTGGACATGCACGACGTGAAGGGCCAATATCAGGTGAAGCGGGCTCTGGAGGTTTCCGCCGCGGGCGGCCACAACCTGCTGATGATCGGCCCGCCCGGCTCAGGCAAAACCATGCTGGCGCGCCGGGTGCCGACCATACTTCCGGAACTCTCTCTGGACGAAGCTTTGGAGGCCACCAAGATCCATTCCGTGGCCGGCTATTCCAAGCATTTCAAAAACGGCATTCTCACCACCCGTCCGTTCCGCGCTCCGCACCACTCCTGCAGCGAAAACGGCCTCGTGGGAGGGGGAACCTTCCCGCGCCCCGGGGAAGTGTCTTTGGCGCACTTCGGCGTGCTGTTTCTGGATGAACTGCCGGAATTCAAGCGCGGCGTGCTGGAAGTGATGCGCCAGCCGCTGGAAGATGGGGTGGTCACCATCTCCCGGGCCGCCACCAGCCTCACCTTTCCCGCCGACTTCATGCTCATCGCCTCGATGAATCCCTGTCCCTGCGGCTATTTTGGCGCCAACATCCCCAACCATCTCTGCACCTGCGAACCGGGCGCCATCGCGCGTTACCGCGGCCGGGTGTCAGGGCCGCTGCTGGACCGCATCGACATCCACGTGGAGGTGCCCAGCGTAAGCTACGCCGACCTCGCCAGCCTGCCTTCCGGAGACCGATCCGCCGACATCCGCGCCCGGGTGAACCAGGCCCGCCAGATCCAGCGCGCCCGCTACGCCGAGGAAGGCATTTTCTGCAACGCCCAGATGAATTCCCGGCTGCTGCGCAAATACTGCCAGCTGGACGCGGACAGCCAGGCCCAGATGCAGCACGCCATAGACCATTTGGGCTATTCCGCCCGCGTGTTCGACCGCATCCTGAAAGTCTCGCGCACCATTGCCGACCTCGAAGGCCAGGCCAACATCGACAGCGACCACATCTCCGAGGCCATCCAGTACCGCACCCTGGACCGCAAATACTGGGGCTGA